The DNA window GCAGACCCCGACGCCGCCCACCTCCAGGCTTTACGCCAGAGCCATTGACAGCAGCCGTGACCTGCTGCACAGGATCAAGGTACAGCGATGAGGGTCAGGGTCGTAGGCGGTCGGGAACCCTGCGCCCCAACCCCGGAATGGGACCCCTCGGTGGTCAACTCGCCGGGCGAGCTGACTCCAATCAGGGCTATGGGATGCCCACGGTCAGCTTCCGAGAAGGACTTCCCGTTTTCCGACCGTCCAGCCTTGGTCACACGCTCTTGGGGGGTTGCCCAAATCAGGGTGGAGGTCACCGCCCGCCTTGGGGACCGCCCCTTCCCACTCGGAGTGCCACCGGGCACACCCCTCACCCGTTAGAGCCCTGCCGGGCGGTAGCCAGGCTGGGCGGAGCCCAGACAGAGGGGCGTgtcgggggcggggcctggagctCGCCTTGGGTGCGAGCGCTGGTGGCTGTGCAAAGTATTGCCGTGAATCTGAACTGTCCGTTCTTTTCCCCTTCGCTCTTAGGATGAGGTGGGCGCTCCCGGCATAGTGGTTGGAGTCTCTGTAGATGGAAAAGAAATCTGGTCCGAAGGTAGGCCCAGGAAAGTGTGATTTAGTAGCATGTTCTGTGCCAGTTGGTAAATGAGATCTTGATGTTTTACTGCTTGGCGTGAAATCTCATGAAATGCTGTTGAGTTTACATAAAAGGATCCATGCTGCTGAAAATGTTTCTATCAATAAGATTTAAAATGTGACTTATGAATAATTTGGAGTCTTAAAAATGGCTTGTTTCTACTCCTACTCTTCTTTAAAGACTGGATTTATTGTACTGAAAGTTGTGTATAGAACAGTCTGTTAACTGCAAATTTGTAGGTAACCCTTATGAGTAGATAAAAcgtcagaattttatttttctttttaattcagtcAACAGTTTATTGAGTCGCCTATTCTGTAAAAGGTACACGATTCTTGACCTTAACGGGTTTACTCTctactttattacttttttgaGTCCGCAGAAGTGGCAGCtatttttttgaaacaaaaagttAGAACTTTGGGGATTTCTAatcattttatgatatttttatcaAATCATATTTTATAACTTGATTTACTTCTTCATTCCACACACATTGGACCAACTGGTCATCCTAGGttttgaggaaaaatattttcaggaaatgtTGTTTCAGACATCATTTAAATAGAGTAGTACTTACAGTATTTACTACTTATTATGGGGGCAGTGGGGTACcgaatttgaagaaaaatgattCTTCTCCCAAGTATAAGTGTAGCCTAATCAATATACCTAACTTATGAAAAGCATTGTAACTGAATTTATACAAATGTCAGCTTTATGGGTGAAGTCTTTGATTTTATGCAAATATTATAGCATAATCCCTTTACAGTTTAAAAacattgtatgccttttctttcttttcagatttcAATTCCTTAAATTTCTTAGATTTCTACTTTTAGCCTGTCCAGAAGATGAaaccaaacttaaaaattttttgtagGAGCTTTAAATTGATAGTATACTGTTTTCCTTCTGACTTGCAGCTGAATTGAATTGATAGCTCGGCTGGGTTTGCAGGGCCTCGTCACATTTGTTTTTGCTGGAGGCTAGTTTAAGGAATTCAGTGGAAAACCACTCAAAAATCAAGTATAAATATAatctgaagaaaaacaatgatgttttctttaaagagtgtgtagtaatttatttaaaatgtggaatAACCAAATTGTTTAGGTAAACTAAGAAAAATGAGTATTTGAATCAGGCAGATAACTACTGTGGCGCCCAAGGTACAATCTGGTTCAGTTATAAGGTTAGATTGTTAGACTTATTGTGGTCAGTCTCATCCCTTACACATTAAGTTTTCATTAGCTTATAAAAGTGGAATatggctctgactggtgtggctcagttggttgagtatcgtccctgcaaagcgaaaggccacaggttcgattcccgatcagggcacacacctgggttgcagtcagttccctgttgggggcataggagaggcagccaatcgatgtttctctccctttctttctccctcccttcccttagctcaaaaaataaataaataaataaaatcttttttaaaaaatggaatgccTTTTCTTTAGATGAATACACAGGATACTTTAAGGTAGtgttatttcagtttttcaagaCTCCTTTGACCATAAAGCTAATTAGtaataattttttgcttttttcccccaaaggttTAGGTTACGCTGATGTGGAAAACCGTGTACCGTGCAAACCAGAGACAGTTATGAGAATTGCCAGTATCAGCAAAAGCCTTACCATGGTTGCTCTTGCCAAACTGTGGGAAGCAGGGAAACTAGATCTTGATATTCCAGTACAACATTATGTTCCTGAATTCccagaaaaagaatatgaaggTGAAAAGGTAATGAAACTAGCAGGTCATTTTACAAATGGCACATTTAATAATAGTTAAAAAGTTGTGTAGGATTTTTTGGTTTAGTTtggtttcttttaaattcttttttaattcattgatctttagagagagaagaagagggggaagagagagagagaaagaaacactgatttgtcattcacttatgcattcattgtttgcttcctgtatgtgccctgactgggaccaaacctgccaccttggcatatggggacgatactctaaccaaatgagctaaccagccagggctctttggcttgtttttaattattgctaattttttaaaaatccagatgaTAGTCAAGGGGGTATTTCCTGAAATTTGAGGGTAAAGATTTGTACATTACATATTTTTCCAATGGCAGTTTAAAATGGAAACTATTGCTGAGGCATTATTCTGAGGATAGTTTTTGTTATAGTTTTATAATGCAATTTTCGTGTTTTTACACTTAGGTTTCCGTCACAACAAGATTATTGATTTCCCATTTAAGTGGAATTCGTCATTATGAAAAGGacatgaaaaaggtgaaagaagagaaagcttACAAAGCCTCAAAGATGATGAAAGAGATAGAATCTGACCAAGAAAAAGAGTTAAAGGAAAAAGGAGGCAAAAGTAATGAAAGGAATGACTTTGCCAAAGCTAAGATAGAGCAGGATGAAGCCAAAGGCCGGAATTCCAAAcctgtcaagaaaaaaaatgattttgaacaaGGCGAATTGTATTTgaaagaaaagtttgaaaattcaATTGAATCcctaagattatttaaaaatgaccCTTTGTTCTTTAAACCTGGTGAgtgttaatttcttcttttaacaAACTCATCATTATTGATGTGTTAATTTTCAGAAAATCCAAAATACCATCCTGAATGCTTTTGATGTGGTAGGTGATTGTGGCACAAATTTTGTTATTAGTCCTGTGCTTGCCTTTtgtctgcatttcttttctttctttttgtccctCCCCCAAGGACATTTAGTTTTCATTGcgtttagaaagaaaggaagggagagagagagagagagagaaacattgattggcttcTTTCTTATATGTGCTCcaaatggggattgaaccccgcaacctgggtatgtgccctgaccaggaattgaacccatgacccttcggTCTACTAGTGAGCTCccgccaactgagccataccatccagggCTTGTCTGCATTTCTTAATAGTAGTTAAGAACTTATCATGTAATTCCTGCCTAGCATCCAGCCAGCTAGTTATTTAGGTTTAGCCTCGTGGAGGCTACCCAGTCATTTAGTGcagtggtgtcaaactcattttcaccgggggctacatcagcgtcgaagttgccttcaaagggacgaatgtaattttaggactgtataaatgtaactacttaacagttaaggaagagctgggtgctgccactgggtagaaacaagctgctgggccagataaaacaaggtggagggccggataaaacaaggtggagggccagattcggcccctgggccttgtgtttgccacctgtgctgtagtAGATTCTAAATGGTTCAAACAAATTTGGACCAAAGTGTACATGATAAAGTATTgctagaattttaatatttagttaGAATTTAAATTGCTCAACTAACTTTGCCTTTATTCCTTAAAGAAATTAGTGTTCATAACTTAATGTTATTTCCaaaaaaaactaatttataaaaataactctttGTTTTTGTATACCTTTTGGTATAATGCCTACTGAAACCACTTAATATCTTCAAACTTACCataggtttattttcttttattccattttcattttaaaagatgttttaccATGAGTAAGTGTTATTATTATATAGGTATAATTCATAAGGGCAAAGACATTAATATATAATTGtggattttgtctttaaaaacaagGTTCTCACCCATTTTTAGTATGTTTCCAGAATctaaaataagttaatatttgaAACAATACATATACTTGAATATGTATTTGTAttgtaatatatatttgaaaaaaggtTTTTATATCTACATatgttttactaaaataaattgtACAACTATTTATGCCTTAAACAATGGGGAATGACTATTCAGAACAAGACAGTTGACTGAAGAATCcaaatttgcttttcttccccttcctattTTGTTGCCAGTTTGTAGGATATTTGTTATGTTTGAGGTaggattgtttattttattatcatagAAAGGAGTAGATTCATgtgaaattttaagtatattgatCATCATTTTGGTGCTAGGGGCATGGAATAAGCAGGGCCATTACAAAGCTGAGTAAATTTAATATATCATCAATGATGTTTTACAAATGCTAAAGTGAAATATTCCAGTTTTAAGGCATATAGTTTTCAGTGGGAAAAtactttacatgtttttaaataataatgaatcttttttttttttcctccctgcaaTGGTGTCTCAAGGTAGTCAGTTTTTGTATTCAACTTTTGGCTATACCCTACTGGCAGCCATAGTTGAAAGAGCTTCAGGATATAAATATTTGGACTATATGCAGAAAATATTCCATGACTTGGATATGCTGACAACTGTGCAGGAAGAAAATGAACCAGTGATTTACAATAGAGCAAGGTAAATGATTACATCTTAATACTGTGTTATCAATTAAAACTCAAATTTTCCTTATCTCCTTACCAAAATCCGCATTTTGGGAGCTTTTCTACatgtctcctttttcatttataaagtgtGTTTGTAAAGTACTCCCAAGACCCTTAGATGAAAAGCAGCAATAATACTTCAAGCACATGAATAATTAAACCAAAATTGTACCCATCATGAGCATCTATAATTTGCTCTTTAAtcatctctttttcttaaatgtttataaGCTAatgctttatttgtttatttaccttttattatttttaattgttttaacttttattttgaaattattttatacttatagaAAAGTTATAAGAATAATTTACTCTAAAAGTGTTATAACATggccctggccagctagctcagttggttagagcattgtcccaatacatcaaagttgtgggttcaattcctggtcagagcacatacaagagtcaaacactgaatgcacaaataaggggaacaacaaagctatgtttctctctctctctctctctctctctctttctctttctctctccccctccctccctccgtctccctctctctctctcagctttcTTTCTGTccatctccccatttctctccctccctctctctctgtaaagtccatttaaaaataaacgaaaataaaagttgtaagaataagttaaaagtataaataatttcCATATACTGTTCACCCAGAATCCAcaaatgttatcattttactaCATTTGCTTTATCTATCTACatttttttggtggggtttttatTCCTGAACCATTTGGAAATAAGTTGCAGACATGGTATTTATTCCTCTACGGATATATACTTAgatatgtattttctaaaaacaaggaCATTCAGGAAAGTAACACTAACACAATGCTTTTTAACAAATCTACAGACCTCGTCCAAATTTTGCCAATTGTCTCAATAATGTCCATTATAGCAGAAGTCTCATGATGTCTATCTGTCCCATTATTGGTGATGGTAATTTTAGTTGCTTTGTTGAAGTGGTAcctgccaggtttctccactgtaaaagtCTGAAAGTCATTTCATTGAAATACAGCAAATGAAAAATCTATCATAATTTTTACCAGTGATCTGTAAAAGGGGCGTTGGGAGAAAATTTTGAAGCTAAGGGCTAATAAGAATTTTATGGttatgttattttctattttactctAATTATTTGGTTTGttaaaaaggtaacatttaaCATATCTACTGTTGCCTCTTTCCATGTGTACATGCTTTAAGTGGCTTAACAGTTCTTGAAATAGATGAAATGgtggaatatttttaattttatcttcctgTCTCCACACTAGTTTTGTTTAATCTTCTGTTgtatttaaaataccattttaaagttATCAGCTTATTTAAAGGAATTAAATGTGCATTCCTAGTCAACCTGAAAGATTTTTTTGGACCTAAAAGAAATTGAGTTAGCAGCAAgcaatgaattttaattttaaaattgcctggccctggccaggtggctcagctgggtccgttggttggagcatcttcctgtacaccagaaggttgcagctttggtatctgctcagggcacacacctggattgcaggttccACCTCCCAtcaggcacatacaggaggcaggaggcaactaattcaagtctctctctgtctctctccctctctctactccccacccccacctctcccctccccccaacctttctctctaaaagcaataaaaatgtatccttgggtgatgattaaaaaaaaaaaagacaaaaataaaaaatagataaaataaaatggcctGTAGTCTCACCCAGTTTAGACTCttagtgtgtgtttgtttgcttgcttgttttttggtACAAGATTATATTTTACTGGAAAGTATTAGAAAAATTGACAAATAACCATAGGTTGTCGATTGAATCTTAAAAAGATTCTCTAATAAAAATGGCATAGATTCATGACCTTATTTTGATTTAGATCTAGGCATTTGACAGTGAATTCCTAGACATATataagggagagaagaagatTATGTATCATTGAGCTTCTTTTCTAAACTGAAAATGAGGCCTCTCTGAATGTACAGACTGCAGAGCAGCTATCACACATTTGCTGTTTTCTTAATGAGTGATTAATTTATGACTTGcacaaaaatcaaaatatggCTTATGATGAAGAGTTCTGtgtatgcaaatatatacatCGAGTCTGTATAACAGGTATATTCTATGTAGGCAAATAAACTAAATAACCCTTTAAGCAAATATCTGCAAGGGAGTAGAGTGAATGTTCTTGCTACTGGAAGTTTGTTGATATGAGAATCCTTAGTCAATGCATTAGCTTATTATTAgactttgttcatatttttgaatcctcacctaaagatatatttattgatatttttagagagagacagagagacagagacagagagagacagagagtcagAGAGCGAagcatcaataggttgcctcctatatgtgtcCTAGCCAGGAATAAACcaacagcctaggtatgtgccctaactggtaagcaaacccacaaccttttggcgcACAGGACGACATTCCAACTGAGTCAGCCATCCAGAGGACTTGGTTCATATTTTCTACGCATTTGGCACAATACTTGTAACAAAAGTCTTTTTTACAATTGGATGGgaccaaaaccaaataaaatgaatgttttctgaAGTGTTTGCTACATTTTGACAGTATAGGTATGGCCTTTACCTTCtgttattctcttttttattattatttattatctttattttctagaTTATCTTCTAAAATTACACCTTGTTTCTTATGCCTTTGGCTGACAGACATTAGTCGTGGATTCAATCCAGATGTTAATGCTGAATGTTAAAGTGGATTGGCTTTTATAATATGCATGTTAAattctgtggattttttttaacttttcacaaTAGTAAAATACAAAGTGGTGCATTTAAGaagcattttaaacataaaagtactttgaatttttaagtttGTAGATACAGCTTTCTGTGGTTATATAATGTTCTAATGCAGAATCTAGAGATTCTTAAGCAAATAGGAAGAGGCTGCTTATCATCTGGCATCATTCCATCAGTTATTCAGATACAAAGGTGTCCCAGTAACCTACTCAAGAACTTGTGTCTACGCCCCATTTGGTTTGAGCAGAAATTCCTTGTGAATTTGAAAGTTATTATCCAGctaaataaatcatatttatgAAAAGCCATTGATTTGTCCTCTGTGAAAAAGGGATTAAAGTCTGAAATATAACTATTTAAAGTTTAGAATTCTAGATTAAAGTCTGAAATTCTccatagttttgtattttaaaggaagaataacTGAAGAGTTCTAATTTCCAGCCTTGGTATAAGTGGTTTGAAATGCTTTGCACAAAGCTGGTTATTAGCCAAAATATACTGGTCTTTCTCTCCTAGCTTACAAACTTGGAGTTCACTTTAAGAACTACGTTTCtgaatgagaaaatgtatttctattattTGGCTTCTTTTAGATTTGATTGGCTTGGAATTCCAAGTGTAATCAGTGTTTAGACAGAAAGTAACTAGGACCTAAAATATGGGAGTGGTCacaggaatgaaggaagaaaggataagacacaaaacagagGCTAAACAGTAGGGTTTAGCATCTTGTTGGATATAAGAGTTGCGGGCAAGAGAGTCAACCATGGTTTTAATGGAGAGGGAAAATATGAGAAGAAGGTTTGGAAGATACTAATTTTAGCCATGTTCATTTTGAGACATGAGAAGACCACATATCAAGTCATTGGTTCTCAAGAGAGCATATTAAGTTTCTCTGTAGACTCTTTTTTCATCCTCAAAGCACATACTTATGGCCACCCTTGCGTCACCCAATAGTATCACTTGTGCTTTTAAGAGACACATAAGAATCTTGAAGGAAAAAGAGTTACTTTTCTAATTATGCCCACAGTCCCTCCAAAGTTATTAATTTTGAAGGGAGGATATAAttttgggagggaggaggtcCAGAGGTGATTCTGATAAACAACTTTCCTGCCCTCTTCCAAAACAAAATTTGAGAATTATTAATGCTAGCAGAAAATTTGATTGTAAATTTGGAACTGGGCTTGTGGTACAGATGCATAGTTATCTCTGAGGAAGAAAAGACCTGGGGAGCTGGAGCCACTGGTGACTGGAGGAGTGTAGGGAATCATAGGATGGCGAGCTGGAGGAGAGCTCAgcaggattgcctgagggggtgtCAGGGGCATGCTGGGTAACGGTCGAGCAAATGGGATGATGACTGTACAAAGGGAAGTGGAAGATCCCTGATAACCCATAGAGAGCAGTTTGGTTGTAATGGGGAATGGCAGCCAGATTGTAAGGAGTTGAATGAATGCAGAGTGTGAGTGTGTGGCAACAGCAGACGTGGACTGTTTTATGTAGTCAGGCAGTAAATGAGGAGGGAGGAAGCACTATGACCTGGAAGGTGTAACAAGGATAAAAAGgtaaaagggtttttttgttaGGATCTAGGAAACTGGAGCATTTTGTGAAATAAGGTGAAGGAGTCAAAGTTCCTAGCATACAGCACAGGAAATCAATCCTTTGTGACCAGTCCCCTGTCTGCTCCTCTAGCATCACCTCTTGCCCCTTATCCCCTCCAGCTCTGCTCCAGCCAAACAACTACTTTCCTCACCAGCCTGGCGTGTGTGAGCGGCCATCTAGTAAGGCTTCCTCTCACTAGTGCTCAGAATTTCCTGCATCCATTTTAGCTAGTCATCTCACCATCCGTTATGTTActcaaagtgtggcccaggggccaGCAGTACTggtatcacctgggagcttgttagaattGCACAATTTCAGGCCCTTCCCTGACCCACTGAAGCAGAAGctacattttaacaaaatcccCAGATGATTCATATGgtgctttgaaaataatttaagagcTTTCCAACAAGATTGTTAACCCCCGAGAGCAACCACAGTATGTGGTTTTACTTGTCTCTCCAGTGCCTTGCAAGATGTCACCATTAAAATATTTGACTAACAAATGGTGCTTTAACATGCTTTATTCAGCATGTTTAATGAGCACTTACTGGATGGCAAGTACCATTCTGGGTAGAGGAATCATCATTACACAAGGTAGCCGAGGTTCCTGCCCtgataaaatttatattctatGGAAAGagacatgtaaaaataatttaaataagaatttcaaATGTTGATATGAAGAAACTAAAACATGACAATGGGATATGGAGGAACAAGGAGAGGATGAGGGGTgggatttatttaaaatacattggtTTTTAGGCCACGTTAGTTAAGCCAAAACGTGAATGATAAGGAAAGCTAGTTTGCTTTGTTGCAATATGAAATAAGTGGCATGAAAGAAACAAAGCAAGGTGTTGTGAGTGATGAAATCAAAGAGGTAACCAGGGGATAAATCATTTTGGGTAGTGAGTTTCAATGCTATTAGACCAACTGCCcccttatttaacaaatattttataatacctTCTTCAACACaccaaaataaaaggcatcaattGTATACCTACTCTCAATACTCCAATtagaatacaaagaagaaaagaagggaatataatgtataataaacaACAGATATTTCAATATGTTAAAGTTTACTCATATCAACATTAGAAGACATCGTAAAATCAGATACAGCTTAATACAGAAAAGCATTataaatgtgacaactgtaaatGCAAACCAAAAAAAGTATATTGTATTTGTACCTCAACTTATGCCCTTGGTGACCAATACTGGCTAAAGTTTTGagcaaaataaaattcagtctttctttaattttttcagcaGTTATGTTCATGGTGATGTTTGCTCTCACTTCTTgagtttggcaaagaaagaattcagagccaagaactctagCGCTAAGGAAAGTTTATTCAGCAAACAAAGTGAAAATACACTCGAGAAGAATCAAGCAGGCTGTTCAGAGAGCTGCCTTGGCCTTTTAGAAGGAAAGTCAGCGggcagaagtgagccagctgagctgtgtggactcaggaaacaaattacagaggaagggaccttggagacaggttcagggggtcaaCCCAGGATGAGGTGCTGCTGCCCACTGATTCCCCGGTTGTAAGTCTTCTGAGAACCTTTAAGGCATAGGAGCAAGAAAACGAAGACACATgcctgaggaaagaagggggTGACAGGTGTGGGCATGCTCCAGGGAGAGCgtgcactgggtcctttgtcttaagggtttttatcttTCCCTAAaggtgggaattttaggggaagtctcaggggaggatttcaATAGAATAATCATCAGCCTGCCAGATGTGCCCATTCAGggtgtggtctctactgattggtcggCTCTAGGGTAGGGGGTCATTGgccattgcatctggtcctgaggCCAGTCATGGTGTTGCTTCaactggttttgctgcttttctgggcctgaagctgaaatccaactgaggcctagatgttatctctagtttgaccaaaactctatCTCTGTGATTAACTGACcggaggctttgttcctaagattatttgatgctgatcagaacctcattgtcctgaggacttagcgcttaagggagtggtcatgcaagggAGGGGGCAGGTGTGTCAGGgcgctggatgaggccagtttgaatcagctgtctcagtttccccattctacttgccaaggaattttcctagcttcttattaTCCTGTCTCAGTTATATTCaagaaaaatttattataaagtaaaaatgtgcaaaaagtactttgtgtttatatgtaaaatggaGAGGGTTCTAGGTTCAGCTAGTTAAAAACAGATGTTTTACTTACATGAGTATCTGGTGTGATAATTGAAGGTCTTGCAGCATATGGGAGAATGGACCATTTTATGCGACTTTTCCATCTCATGGGGTCCATTTAGGAACCTTGGACCCCTATCTACTTAATGTCAGTAAGAGCCCTCTAataattgtgacaactgtaaaaAATGCCTCCAAGATTTTTGCTATGGGGTTTGGTACTGCCTCTCTTGAAGACCAATGAGTGTGTTGTAGGCTATGGTaagaagtttggattttattgtCATTACATGGTAACCATTGGAGGGTTTCAAATGGGTGGGAGAGAGAGCAGACACGGTCTCTGACTTCTGCATGAAGAATGGACTACAAGGAGATAAATGATCTAGGAAGTATAACTGGTGGAGCAAAGCTGCAGAGGCAAAGGTGTAGGTAGTGGAATTAGCCTTAAAAACAACAGGAAATTTTCTTAAGTgactagagagaaggaaaaaagaatggatgACGATGTAAATGCACTTTGAGATAAAGATAGGAGTTTCTAGCTCACTTTGGGTGCCCTCCATCTTCTCAGTAAGACAAAAGATACAATTATCTGCTGAGTGGGACTGAGGTACAGTAGAGGGCTGAGGGTGGAAGAGATTAGAAATAGCTATTATGAAGAATCTGCCAGGAATAACCAGGAAAAGAATTAATAGAAGATTAATAGAAGATTTGATAACAGCAGTGGAGACCCGTAGTAAGAATATGAATTAATATCAGTCACCTTTGTTATATGAATTTCTATAACCTTCCTTGGCAGATAATGGAACCAAGGAAAGGGGCACCTATATGTTCTCGGGATTAGTCAGAAGAGTGAGGAGCCTAAAGGTGCTAGTGAGGTGACAGCTGAAATAGTTGACA is part of the Desmodus rotundus isolate HL8 chromosome 7, HLdesRot8A.1, whole genome shotgun sequence genome and encodes:
- the LACTB gene encoding serine beta-lactamase-like protein LACTB, mitochondrial isoform X1 encodes the protein MYRLPSAVTTRATTPGGSTWGCGRRAAHYRARLPQLGPGWVGGLGLGLGLALGVKLAGGLRGAAPTPSPTDPDPEASPQVETPPLSPPKEQPLAPWSPQTPTPPTSRLYARAIDSSRDLLHRIKDEVGAPGIVVGVSVDGKEIWSEGLGYADVENRVPCKPETVMRIASISKSLTMVALAKLWEAGKLDLDIPVQHYVPEFPEKEYEGEKVSVTTRLLISHLSGIRHYEKDMKKVKEEKAYKASKMMKEIESDQEKELKEKGGKSNERNDFAKAKIEQDEAKGRNSKPVKKKNDFEQGELYLKEKFENSIESLRLFKNDPLFFKPGSQFLYSTFGYTLLAAIVERASGYKYLDYMQKIFHDLDMLTTVQEENEPVIYNRARFYVYNKKRRLVNTPYVDNSYKWAGGGFLSTVGDLLKFGNAMLYGYQVGLFKNSNENLLPGYLKPETMVMIWTPVPNTEMSWDKEGKYAMAWGVVEKKQTYGSCRKQRHYASHTGGAVGASSVLLILPEELDADSLCNKVPPRGIVVSIICNMQSVGLNSTALKIALEFDKDRSDIP
- the LACTB gene encoding serine beta-lactamase-like protein LACTB, mitochondrial isoform X2, producing the protein MYRLPSAVTTRATTPGGSTWGCGRRAAHYRARLPQLGPGWVGGLGLGLGLALGVKLAGGLRGAAPTPSPTDPDPEASPQVETPPLSPPKEQPLAPWSPQTPTPPTSRLYARAIDSSRDLLHRIKDEVGAPGIVVGVSVDGKEIWSEGLGYADVENRVPCKPETVMRIASISKSLTMVALAKLWEAGKLDLDIPVQHYVPEFPEKEYEGEKVSVTTRLLISHLSGIRHYEKDMKKVKEEKAYKASKMMKEIESDQEKELKEKGGKSNERNDFAKAKIEQDEAKGRNSKPVKKKNDFEQGELYLKEKFENSIESLRLFKNDPLFFKPDFMFTIKRDVLSTHLTWITPINGLVVDFCLQWVTF